The following proteins are encoded in a genomic region of Corallococcus silvisoli:
- a CDS encoding heparan-alpha-glucosaminide N-acetyltransferase domain-containing protein yields MSPLSSAIPVSRERVRAIDWLRGLSVIVMIQCHSLVLLTPELRKSVWTGWLLKLDGLVAPAFIFSAGFALSLLMVRSAAAGMLADRAGRNLRRIAEVFAVAALVNTVWFPIRTEPVWLLRLDILHCVGLCLLLTLPLAALLASRPSVLAGAAFLLALGAFALAPFSDSAGEPWASFLRKSTWAPFPLVPWIGFAWLGACCGCVAGAWGRKGLARVLGLLIALGFVGTLMPHVLSDLYPPHRFFVTNPSNSATRFMWVCAVLLGLLWVEGRMAPDARPSRARRFLEVFGTASLSAYFFHEMLLYYRVFGVFSFERVWGDSSGWLKYSGLLALLIACTFVLCIAVDPAERALKTGLARARDLLLSARWPRPVRRRG; encoded by the coding sequence GTGAGCCCCCTGTCCTCCGCGATCCCTGTCTCCCGCGAGCGCGTGCGCGCCATCGACTGGCTGCGCGGCCTCTCCGTCATCGTGATGATCCAGTGCCACTCGCTCGTGCTGCTCACTCCCGAGCTTCGCAAGAGCGTGTGGACGGGCTGGCTGCTCAAGCTCGACGGGCTGGTGGCCCCCGCGTTCATCTTCTCCGCCGGGTTCGCGCTGTCGCTCCTGATGGTGCGCAGCGCCGCCGCGGGGATGCTGGCCGACCGCGCGGGCCGCAACCTGCGCCGCATCGCGGAGGTGTTCGCGGTCGCGGCGCTCGTCAACACGGTGTGGTTCCCCATCCGCACCGAGCCCGTGTGGCTCCTGCGCCTGGACATCCTCCACTGCGTGGGCCTGTGCCTGCTGCTCACCCTGCCCCTGGCGGCGCTGCTGGCCTCGAGGCCGAGCGTCCTCGCGGGCGCGGCGTTCCTGCTGGCCCTGGGGGCCTTCGCGCTCGCGCCCTTCAGCGACAGCGCGGGCGAGCCCTGGGCTTCGTTCCTGCGCAAGTCCACCTGGGCCCCCTTCCCGCTGGTCCCGTGGATCGGCTTCGCGTGGCTGGGCGCCTGCTGCGGCTGCGTCGCGGGAGCGTGGGGCCGCAAGGGACTGGCCCGGGTGTTGGGCCTCCTCATCGCGCTGGGATTCGTGGGGACGCTGATGCCCCACGTGCTCAGCGACCTCTACCCGCCGCACCGCTTCTTCGTCACCAACCCGTCCAACTCCGCCACCCGGTTCATGTGGGTCTGCGCGGTGCTGCTCGGGCTGCTGTGGGTGGAGGGGCGGATGGCGCCGGACGCACGACCGTCACGCGCGCGCCGCTTCCTGGAGGTGTTCGGCACCGCGTCGCTGTCCGCGTACTTCTTCCACGAGATGCTGCTGTACTACCGCGTCTTCGGCGTCTTCTCGTTCGAGCGCGTCTGGGGCGACTCCAGCGGATGGCTGAAGTACTCGGGCCTGCTCGCGCTGCTCATCGCGTGCACGTTCGTGCTGTGCATCGCGGTGGATCCCGCGGAGCGCGCGCTCAAGACAGGCCTCGCGCGCGCCCGCGACCTGTTGCTCAGTGCGCGCTGGCCGCGGCCTGTTCGAAGGCGCGGATGA